Sequence from the Maribellus comscasis genome:
TTTATCGTTCACACATGAACTCAAGAAAAGAATAAAAAGGATAAATATTGAAAATCGTTGCATTTTGTTGTTCTACCAGGGAAAATATGAGATCTTCTTTGTTACAAATTTTTTCCCGTTGTTAAAGCGTACAAAGTAAACACCTGCAACGTTTCCCCACAAATCAATTCGAATCTTTTTTTCCTGTTGATTGGAATAGATTACTTCGACCTGTTGCCCGAGCAAATTAAAAACTGATATATTTTTTAAGCTGATTTCAGTGCCCGTTTCCAACGTAAAATAGGAATTTGTAGGGTTAGGATATACAGCAATCTGTAGTGGGTCGTCAACCACATGAGGTTCATCTGACTCGCCATAAATATTACAGGCAACAACTTCAAAAACATTTGAAGCGGAATAACCATCGGGATTTATGTTCGCAAAATTGTACCACATACTTCCACTTTTGAAATAGAAGAAATTTACAGAATCTGTCTCCCGGACCGATTGATATACAGCAAAAGTATCCGTTGAGCTCATATTTTCCAACTCAAAACCTATATAGAAATTTCCATCTGGCTGCACATCGCTTTCAAAGCCAATGTAGTTCATGGCGTCTTCTACAAAAAAATCAAGATCAACCGATTGAGAATACAAAAGCTGTCCCGGTAAATTTGTTCCATTGTACACTTTTATAACGACTTTTCCACCGGAACCGGTATCATAAACTCTGCCCACACCAAGTGACACTCCCTGAATAGTTTCGGCTCCGTCAATCGAAAATTTTTCCACAACCTCAGTAATTCCGGCATCGTTTGTTCCTCCCCAATAGCCTGAAAAATCGCCGTCAACTGTTATTGTCCGTAGTTGATGCTCGTCTTCGTCGGTCAAATTGGTAAAAGCGCCACAAAGTTCCTCCTCCTGATAAAAACGCTTTCCATATACATAACTTGCTCCCGTTTCTTCGGGGTCGAGCCAGTGTTTGAGTTGTTTGGTTATATCCGATTTGTAATCCCATGCCATATCAAAACGTGCAAAATAATCATCAATCGGTTTTTCACACTTTGCCGAACCGCCGGTTAAAGTTCCAATCAGGTTTTTGTTACGATTAAACAATCCTCCCCCAGACGACCCGCTTTCAGTAACGCCCTCATCCCAACGGCCAACTTTAATAAACGCATTATCAACATAATGTGAATTAAAATCACTAAATCCGGGCTTGTCATAATCAAAAGATATCTTTTTTATATCCCCCCAGGGATGGTGAATCGCAACTGCTGTGTCGCTCATTGTACCTGATTTATCCCAACCAACATAATATGGTCTGTACTCCGGTGGCGGAACAAGGCTCATTTCAGCCAATGCAAAATCCAGACTGTCAAACCGGGCTTTCATGATCGCTCCGGAGACAGAATTTGAAGGGTCGCCGTCTAAAGGTGAACAATAAGGACTTTCATAATTAAAAGCATAAATTGTTGTTTCCGCATATTCCCATCTGTCATAGCAATGTGCTGCCGAAATAACATATGGCGTTTCATCCTCAGCTGTATTATTTATTAACGTTCCCGAGCAAACCTCCGTACCATTTACAATTAACCGGCAAGCCGCGTCCCTCACGTCCGACCAGTCTTTTCCAATTTCACAATTCACATCAATATTACAGGAGCCGGCAACGGTAGGATAAAAAGGCCTCCTATCGTCGCTTTTTATAATGCCTGCAAAATCGTGATTTACCCGGGAAACAGCAAAAGTTTCATCCGGGTCATAACCAGCAGGAATTTCGTATTGAACCGTAATCTCGTCACCGGCAACAGGCATAACTGCAAATTTCCCGGTAGACTTGTTGTTAAAGGAAGTAAAAGCCCCAAGCACGTGTTTGGTGTTTTCATTGAACAAAAACAAGCGCGCACCCGCCGGAAGATTAAAACTGCTAAAAATCAGATTTAAAGATTTTGCGCCTTCTGATACTATATTTAGCCTCCAAATTTGAGTTCCGTCATTTGCGGTCGTCCATACACCGGAATTGGCAACAGTATAATTTACTTCAAAAGAAGTCGCAAATCTGAACGGTTTTAGCTGAACAGAATTATTATATTCACCAATAGCCTGTTTCAGCAAAATATCATTATCCAAATCCGGCATTCTTTCAACCGGTATTTTTGCGCTTTTAAGCCCTAAAAATTCAAGAGGTTTTCCACCTTGCGAAATCTGTCCTACAGATGAATACTCAAACAGAAAGATTCCGGCAAGAATCATCAAAATTATCCGCATAAAAAGCATTTTCGCCAAAATTATTAAAATACTTAGGAATCAATATACTTTTTCAATCAATTTGCTGAATTTTATCGAATTATGTTCAAACAATAAATTCAAAACTATGTTTATTAATTTAATTACGCTAAATTGTATGTTATTATTGTATCACCTTCTTAAATGATTAAACCATGAAAAAATTAGGAATTCCCGCAGCAATATTTCTTGCCTTTTTGTTTATTTCATCAACACTTGATGCTTCAGACAAAACTCCTGTAAGAGGCGAATTAAACATGCCTGAAAACATCAAAACGATAGTCGATAAATCCTGCTTTGGTTGCCACAACACTGACTCAAGAAATGAAGACGCAAAAGAAGAACTTGATTTCAAAACCTTTGACAGCCTTTCAAAAGTTAAAAAGATTGGAGCATTACGGCATATTGCCGAAGTTATTGAAGAAGGAGAAATGCCACCAAAAAGATTTCTTGAAAGATTTCCGGAGAGAAAACTTACGGAAGAAGAAGCAAAAACCTTGACAGAATGGGTAAAAAAAGAAGCATCAGCTTTAATTGAACAGTAAATAATTTCATCTAAATAAAGACACCGGAATTCGTTATCATACGAATATCCGGTTTTTTTAATCATAAACGGATATGAAAAGATTATTACGAATTTTATTAATTGTTTTTGTTGTTGGCGCCATAGTTATTCAATTTTTCAGACCAGAAAAGAACTTAGGCACCTCGACTCCCGATCATATTTTTGAAAAAGAACAAATTCCTGAAAACGTAAAGACAATTTTAAAAAATGCTTGTATGGATTGCCACTCTGACCAGACCAACTATTTATGGTACCATAATATTGTTCCGGTTGCCTGGATGATAAACGACCATATTGTTGAAGGAAAAGACGAGCTAAATTTTTCAGAATGGGGACAATTGGATACTTTTGATAAAATTGGCGCTCTTGAAGAAATTTGCAGAGAAGTTGAGCGTAAAAAAATGCCAATAAAAGCATACGTTCAGATGCATAAAGAAGCCAGGCTTACTGAAGAGCAAGTTGCAGCGCTTTGTGCATGGACAGAAAAACTAAGCGAAGAATTGATTGGCGCAGAATAATTTTATGAAGGTATTGGTAATGTATGTTGATGAGTTTGGTTACACACCGGCTCAAAAAAATCTGGAATCAGCCGAAGAAATTACGGAGGGAGCAGTGTTCACCGATTCTATTCTGGCTTTTATTCAGGTAGAAGAGAACGACGAAGAGAACGACGTAAAAAGTCGTGAAAAAAAGTTGGTGAACCACCTGAAATGGACAGCCAGAAAAAACAATTGTAAAAAAGTAATTCTGCATTCCTTTGCACATCTTTCTGAATCAAAAGCTTCCGTTGAGTTTACAAAACAAATTTTTGACGAAGCTGAAAAAAGACTACAGAACGCTGAATTTGAAACGGCACAAACGCCTTTTGGTTACTTTTTGGATCTTTCCATAAAAGCACCCGGATATTCACTCGCCAGAATTTGGACTTCGCTTTGATTTTCAGTTCCATTTGAAACCCTCAAGTTCTCAGCATTAAAACTATCTTTGCTGCCAGAAAAAGACAAAAAATGAAATTTGAGGATTATTCCATTTCCCCGATTATAAAAGAGAACCTTGAGAAACAGGGTTTCAGGCGGCCAACAGACATTCAGTTTAAAGCCATTTCTCCTATTTTAAAAGGCGAAGATGTTCTCGCAATTGCACAAACCGGAACAGGAAAAACGGCTGCGTTTGCCATTCCCATCATTCATAAAATTTTAGAAAAGAGATACGGGAAAAATTCAGCGCAGGTAAAATGTTTAGTAATGGTTCCCACCCACGAACTGGCGCAGCAAATAACTGATGTTTTTAAAAATATTGGAAAAAACACAAAACTGAAATTTCTGGGAATCATTGGAGGTGTTGACCAGGAACCTCAAATTCAGACACTAAAAAAAGGTGTTGATGTTTTGGTGGCTACTCCCGGTCGCTTATTTGATTTAAGCAGTCAGAGACATTTAAAACTCGACAAACTCGAAATACTGGTTCTGGATGAAGCCGATCACATGTTGGATTTGGGTTTTATAAAAGACATCAACGATTTAATAAAACTGCTGCCCAGAAAAAGGCAAACCCTTTTTTTCTCGGCTACCATCAACAATAAAATAAAGAAGCTGGCTTATTCGCTGGTTAGAAACCCGATTCGTATTCAGATTTCACCTAAGAACCCGGTGGCTAAAAACATTGAACACTCGGTTGCTTTTATTGAAATGGATGATAAACGGGCTTTTCTGGAACGGCTTGTTGATGAAAATCCGGATAGCAAAATTCTGGTTTTTGTTCGGACAAAAGTGCGTGCCGAGCGGGTAAAAAAAGCGATGGAGCGCGTTGAGATAGTTGGCGAAACCATTCACAGCGATAAAACGCAGGATGAACGAACAAAAACGCTGGACAATTTCAAAAAAGGAAATCTAAAACTTTTGATTGCTACCGATGTCAGTGCCCGGGGAATTGATATTCCAAATGTTGATTTTGTGGTGAATTATGATTTACCTGAAGTTTCTGCAAACTACGTTCACCGCGTTGGACGAACCGGCAGGGGCAAACAAAAAGGACAAGCAGTTTCGTTTTGCAGCACCGAGGAAAAATCAATTCTGGAAGAAATTGAAACTTATCTTGACAAGGAAATTACAGTCCTCGAAATTGACAAACAAACCTACCGGGAAACATTGGATTTTACCAAAGACACAAATTACAACTGGAAAAAATTGCTAAAAGAAGACGAACGCGGGCAACGGGAATTTCAGCAAACAAAAAAACGGAAAAAGAAAAAGTAGAGATACCAGCTGGTTTATTGATTGATCGAGATTGAAAAGTTAAGGACTATTTTAAAGTTTTTTCATTCTGATATTTCGTAAAACGCCGGTTGTATTCCAGGTGGCAATCCCCAAAGGGCAGGAAAGGCTAACTTCCGGGCGGATGGAAATTTTGTGGTCAGCAGTTTCAAAATCGAGTACATTCTTCTCGTCAATCCAAGCCATTATTTTTTGGTCGCTTACCTGTAGCCTGATTTTGTACCACTTGTCCTTTTCAAAACTCATCATTATTTGTGTTTCATTTTCAGAAGCGTCTTTACCATCGATCGTACTCAGGCCAACAACCGGTCCACCCCAGCCGCCAACAATAAACGAACAAAATGTTGTGTCAACAGGAAAAGTTATGCCGCAAAAAAAATCGTTGCCTGAAACCCGTTTTGCTTCCAAAGAAAGCTGGTAATTAACTGTGGGAAAATCATTCGTATAGGTCACGCCTGTGCATCCATCGCCGTAATTGAGGATTATATTTCCTGCAGAAACTTTCACAGGCCCCTGTGTACCAAAATTGGTAACCTCCCAGCCATCTAATGTTTCTCCGTCAAAAAGGGCAACGCCATCGGCAGTCTCCTTTTCCACCAAATACGATTTTATCTCTTCTGTCTGATTCGTTTTATTTGGCGAATTTTTGCAAGAAGCAACAAGCAAAATGAACAGGAAGAAAATGATAGATTTCATTGGCTTACTATTTTGTTTTGCAAAATTAAGTGAATTTCGACCAAAATAAGTTGAATGTGAATTATTTCACACTTTTATTTCCTCGCGCAAAGCTTTTCGGGAAGTGCGGTCAACAAGTGTAAAAATACGGTCAATCGTGTTTTTTTCCCGCGAAGGCTTATGTCCTTTAACTTTTATAAATTGAATTTTGAACCGGTCAGCTGCAGCAAAAAATGCCCGATACAAAACGGCATTCTTCAATATTTTCCCGGTTTTTGAGTGAAAATCATTTTTCTCCAAACGCTGCCGCCGTTCCACTAATTCTGCCAAATTTTGGGAATCGGAGTATACAAGCAATTCATCAACATTTTCTTTAATTGTGTTGAGGGCAAAAAGAAAAATCTGAAGTTCCAGCTTTGTTGAAGAAGTCTCCTCAAAACGTTTTACCTGAACTTTTCGTTTTAACTTTTCAATCGACTGCTCTTCTTCAGGAACAAAAAGGAAAGCGCCATACCCAATTCCTGATTGGATATGAACGCTTCCATCTGTAAACAACAGTAATTTTGCCAAAATTTTAAATTTATTGGCTTATCAACTTAAAAATTTCTTTCTCAATTCTTCCACCTGATCCGGATTTATCGGAACCAGCTTTCCAAGTGAAGCTCCCATGGTTAGCGATTTTGCACTAAACTCTGCCACTTCAAGGCGGTCGAAAGTTCCAAGCAATTTGTCGCCTGTAACCAAAACCGAATCATTTTCAATAATAACCGCCGGAGTATTTTCCGACAACAAATTCAGAATCGTTTCCTCTCCGGCAAAATGAGAACCAAAAGGAACATTCGGCACATCCTGCAAGAAAATCCAACTTTCCGGAATGGTACGCACATCCAGCTTCTCTGCTGATACACTGTACGCCATCAAATACGGTGTTTGTGTAAGTATGACGGAGTTTACATGCGGATTACGTTTGTAAATTTCCTGATGCAACCAGGTTGAACGACTCGGTATTTTTCCGGGCTCACGTTTTCCGTCTTTAATTTGAACAATATCTTCATTCTGAATATCCCAACGGGCCACGTTGGTTGGAGTAATTAAAAAATCATTGTCGCGCCAACGTACAGAAACCGTTCCGTAAGAACTAATCATCAATCCCTGTTCGCAGGCGCGGTGCACAATCTTTTTAATTTCTTCACGAATTGCTCTTTCATCAGAAGGATGTTCAACTTCCTCCATTTCCGGCAACACACGTGGAATTTGTTCTTCAAATTCTGCAATCTGATCGTCGCTCAAATATTTTGGAGAACCGATTGTACTTCCGTAAATAATTGTTCTTCCGCAAAACTCAAGCGTTTCAAAACGTTGAAAAGCATCGCCTAAATCTGATCCGCCAACCACTGTACCGTGGTTTTCCATAATTACGGCATTAAATCCTTTTTCAAATTCTTTGGCAATTACATCGCCTAAAATCTCACTCCCCGGTAATTCGTATGTTGCGTAGCCAATTGGACCGCAAATATTTTTTGCCTGGGGAATAATATTGGTATCCGGGATTTGACGAACAATACTAAAGGAAACCAGTGCCGGCGGATGAGCATGAACCACCGCTTTTATAT
This genomic interval carries:
- a CDS encoding class II aldolase/adducin family protein, encoding MKKLDTRLMHPRDQITMIIDKVYRSGLTTTSGGNISIIDENGDIWVTPSAIDKGSLRASDIVCVRKDGTIEGRHKPSSEYPFHKAIYEARPDIKAVVHAHPPALVSFSIVRQIPDTNIIPQAKNICGPIGYATYELPGSEILGDVIAKEFEKGFNAVIMENHGTVVGGSDLGDAFQRFETLEFCGRTIIYGSTIGSPKYLSDDQIAEFEEQIPRVLPEMEEVEHPSDERAIREEIKKIVHRACEQGLMISSYGTVSVRWRDNDFLITPTNVARWDIQNEDIVQIKDGKREPGKIPSRSTWLHQEIYKRNPHVNSVILTQTPYLMAYSVSAEKLDVRTIPESWIFLQDVPNVPFGSHFAGEETILNLLSENTPAVIIENDSVLVTGDKLLGTFDRLEVAEFSAKSLTMGASLGKLVPINPDQVEELRKKFLS
- a CDS encoding T9SS type A sorting domain-containing protein produces the protein MRIILMILAGIFLFEYSSVGQISQGGKPLEFLGLKSAKIPVERMPDLDNDILLKQAIGEYNNSVQLKPFRFATSFEVNYTVANSGVWTTANDGTQIWRLNIVSEGAKSLNLIFSSFNLPAGARLFLFNENTKHVLGAFTSFNNKSTGKFAVMPVAGDEITVQYEIPAGYDPDETFAVSRVNHDFAGIIKSDDRRPFYPTVAGSCNIDVNCEIGKDWSDVRDAACRLIVNGTEVCSGTLINNTAEDETPYVISAAHCYDRWEYAETTIYAFNYESPYCSPLDGDPSNSVSGAIMKARFDSLDFALAEMSLVPPPEYRPYYVGWDKSGTMSDTAVAIHHPWGDIKKISFDYDKPGFSDFNSHYVDNAFIKVGRWDEGVTESGSSGGGLFNRNKNLIGTLTGGSAKCEKPIDDYFARFDMAWDYKSDITKQLKHWLDPEETGASYVYGKRFYQEEELCGAFTNLTDEDEHQLRTITVDGDFSGYWGGTNDAGITEVVEKFSIDGAETIQGVSLGVGRVYDTGSGGKVVIKVYNGTNLPGQLLYSQSVDLDFFVEDAMNYIGFESDVQPDGNFYIGFELENMSSTDTFAVYQSVRETDSVNFFYFKSGSMWYNFANINPDGYSASNVFEVVACNIYGESDEPHVVDDPLQIAVYPNPTNSYFTLETGTEISLKNISVFNLLGQQVEVIYSNQQEKKIRIDLWGNVAGVYFVRFNNGKKFVTKKISYFPW
- a CDS encoding DEAD/DEAH box helicase, with the translated sequence MKFEDYSISPIIKENLEKQGFRRPTDIQFKAISPILKGEDVLAIAQTGTGKTAAFAIPIIHKILEKRYGKNSAQVKCLVMVPTHELAQQITDVFKNIGKNTKLKFLGIIGGVDQEPQIQTLKKGVDVLVATPGRLFDLSSQRHLKLDKLEILVLDEADHMLDLGFIKDINDLIKLLPRKRQTLFFSATINNKIKKLAYSLVRNPIRIQISPKNPVAKNIEHSVAFIEMDDKRAFLERLVDENPDSKILVFVRTKVRAERVKKAMERVEIVGETIHSDKTQDERTKTLDNFKKGNLKLLIATDVSARGIDIPNVDFVVNYDLPEVSANYVHRVGRTGRGKQKGQAVSFCSTEEKSILEEIETYLDKEITVLEIDKQTYRETLDFTKDTNYNWKKLLKEDERGQREFQQTKKRKKKK
- a CDS encoding heme-binding domain-containing protein codes for the protein MKRLLRILLIVFVVGAIVIQFFRPEKNLGTSTPDHIFEKEQIPENVKTILKNACMDCHSDQTNYLWYHNIVPVAWMINDHIVEGKDELNFSEWGQLDTFDKIGALEEICREVERKKMPIKAYVQMHKEARLTEEQVAALCAWTEKLSEELIGAE
- a CDS encoding heme-binding domain-containing protein gives rise to the protein MKKLGIPAAIFLAFLFISSTLDASDKTPVRGELNMPENIKTIVDKSCFGCHNTDSRNEDAKEELDFKTFDSLSKVKKIGALRHIAEVIEEGEMPPKRFLERFPERKLTEEEAKTLTEWVKKEASALIEQ
- a CDS encoding 3-keto-disaccharide hydrolase, which produces MKSIIFFLFILLVASCKNSPNKTNQTEEIKSYLVEKETADGVALFDGETLDGWEVTNFGTQGPVKVSAGNIILNYGDGCTGVTYTNDFPTVNYQLSLEAKRVSGNDFFCGITFPVDTTFCSFIVGGWGGPVVGLSTIDGKDASENETQIMMSFEKDKWYKIRLQVSDQKIMAWIDEKNVLDFETADHKISIRPEVSLSCPLGIATWNTTGVLRNIRMKKL
- a CDS encoding threonyl-tRNA synthetase editing domain-containing protein, with product MKVLVMYVDEFGYTPAQKNLESAEEITEGAVFTDSILAFIQVEENDEENDVKSREKKLVNHLKWTARKNNCKKVILHSFAHLSESKASVEFTKQIFDEAEKRLQNAEFETAQTPFGYFLDLSIKAPGYSLARIWTSL
- a CDS encoding ribonuclease HI — encoded protein: MAKLLLFTDGSVHIQSGIGYGAFLFVPEEEQSIEKLKRKVQVKRFEETSSTKLELQIFLFALNTIKENVDELLVYSDSQNLAELVERRQRLEKNDFHSKTGKILKNAVLYRAFFAAADRFKIQFIKVKGHKPSREKNTIDRIFTLVDRTSRKALREEIKV